In Candidatus Edwardsbacteria bacterium, the DNA window GGCGATCACATTGCCGTTCTTGTCGGTGATGGTGACGATGGTATTGTTGAAGGTCGACTGGATATGGGCTATCCCGGCCGACTCTATCTTCTTCTCTTTTTTCTTTTGGCTTTTTTTATCCTCAGCCATTTTTCCCCTTTATATCGAAAGTGTTAACTGCTGAATATTGTTCCTGGAAAACCGCTACTTCTTGGGCGGGGCTTTCTTCTTGACCACCCCGGCCTTTTTGGGACCTTTTCTGGTCCGGGCGTTGGTCTTGGTGCGCTGCCCCCTTACCGGCAGGCCCCGGCGGTGCCTTAAGCCACGGTAGCAACCGATCTCCATCAGGCGTTTGATCGACAGGGCCACTTCGGTCCGCTTGGTGCCCTCCACCTTGTGCTCGGCCTCGATGATGGAACGCAGCCGTCCCACCTCGTCCTCGGTGAGATCCTTGACCCTTTTATGGGGATCAACCTTGCCCGCCGAAAGTATTTTCTTGGCGGACGTCGGGCCGATACCAAAAATATAGGTTAACCCTACCTCTATCCGCTTCTCGCGGGGAAGATCAACACCAGCAATTCTGGCCACCTTATTGCCTCCTTAAATATAAACGCTTAAAAATTTAACTAGCCCTGTCTCTGCTTATGGCGGGGGTTCTTGCAGATGATCCTTAAGACCCCCTTGCGGCGGATCATTTTGCA includes these proteins:
- the rpsM gene encoding 30S ribosomal protein S13, which gives rise to MARIAGVDLPREKRIEVGLTYIFGIGPTSAKKILSAGKVDPHKRVKDLTEDEVGRLRSIIEAEHKVEGTKRTEVALSIKRLMEIGCYRGLRHRRGLPVRGQRTKTNARTRKGPKKAGVVKKKAPPKK
- the rpmJ gene encoding 50S ribosomal protein L36; the encoded protein is MKVRVSIKKICEHCKMIRRKGVLRIICKNPRHKQRQG